A stretch of the Microcebus murinus isolate Inina chromosome 6, M.murinus_Inina_mat1.0, whole genome shotgun sequence genome encodes the following:
- the LOC105864760 gene encoding olfactory receptor 11H12, with the protein MITICLLTLQVTDPMNISEPDSRFAFVNEFTLQGFSCEWKIQILLFSLFTMTYALTVTGNGAIVCALWCDQRLHTPMYMFLGNFSFLEIWYVSSTVPKMLVNFLSEKKTISFAGCFLQFYFFFSLGTSECLLLAAMAFDRYLAICRPLHYPNIMTGHLCTKLVITCWVCGFLWFLIPIVLISQMPFCGPNIIDHVVCDPGPLFALACASAPKTQLFCYTLSSLVIFGNFFFILGSYILVLIAVLRMPSGTGRHKAFSTCGSHLAVVSLFYCSLMVMYVSPGLSHSAGIQKIATLFYAMMTPLFNPLIYSLRNKEIKGALRKLLGVLS; encoded by the coding sequence ATGATAACAATATGTCTCTTGACCTTGCAGGTTACCGACCCAATGAATATCTCTGAGCCAGATTCCCgttttgcttttgtaaatgaATTTACACTCCAAGGTTTCTCTTGTGAGTGGAAGATTCAGATCCTCCTCTTCTCACTGTTCACTATGACATATGCTCTGACCGTAACAGGGAATGGAGCCATTGTTTGTGCACTATGGTGTGACCAGCGACTTCACACTCCCATGTACATGTTCCTGGGGAATTTCTCCTTTCTAGAGATATGGTACGTTTCCTCTACGGTCCCCAAGATGTTGGTCAACTTCCTCTCAGAGAAGAAAACCATCTCCTTTGCAGGATGTTTCCtccaattctatttctttttctctttggggaCATCTGAATGCTTGCTCTTAGCTGCCATGGCCTTTGATCGCTACCTTGCTATCTGCCGTCCCTTGCACTATCCTAATATCATGACTGGGCATCTCTGCACCAAACTGGTCATTACCTGCTGGGTTTGTGGATTTCTGTGGTTCCTGATCCCCATTGTTCTCATCTCTCAGATGCCCTTCTGTGGTCCAAACATTATTGACCATGTTGTGTGTGACCCAGGGCCACTGTTTGCATTGGCATGTGCCTCTGCCCCCAAAACCCAATTATTCTGCTACACTCTAAGCTCATTAGTTATTTTTGGTAACTTCTTCTTTATTCTTGGGTCCTATATCCTTGTCCTGATAGCTGTGTTGCGTATGCCTTCAGGCACTGGGAGACATaaagccttctccacctgtggGTCTCATTTGGCTGTGGTATCATTGTTCTATTGCTCTCTGATGGTCATGTATGTGAGCCCAGGACTCAGCCATTCTGCTGGGATACAGAAAATTGCGACTTTGTTCTatgctatgatgaccccactctTCAACCCCCTCATCTACAGTCTCAGGAATAAGGAGATAAAGGGAGCCCTGAGGAAACTTTTGGGAGTTCTGTCATAA
- the LOC109730535 gene encoding olfactory receptor 11G2-like, with amino-acid sequence MYILLGNFSLLEICYVTTTVPKMLANFLSTSKSISFVSCFAQFYFFFSFGYDEGFYLCIMAFDRCLAICRPLHYPRIMTRQLCTGLVIFGWSCGFIIFLTPVVLISQLPYCGPNTIDHFVCDPVPLMMLSCSEDTTTQLVYSTFNHIFMIGTFLFILCSYALVMLAVLRMPSEAGKRKAFSTCASHLAVVTLFYGSIMVMYVSPGSGHPAKTQKIITLFYSVITPLCNPLIYSLRNKEMKDALRKVFRTRQGAHKL; translated from the coding sequence ATGTACATCcttttgggaaatttttctctcctGGAAATATGCTATGTCACCACAACCGTTCCTAAAATGTTGGCCAACTTCCTCTCCACAAGCAAGTCCATCTCATTCGTGAGTTGTTTTGCACAGTTctacttcttcttttcttttgggtatgaTGAGGGCTTCTACCTTTGCATCATGGCCTTTGACAGGTGCCTTGCCATCTGCCGCCCTCTGCATTATCCACGCATCATGACCAGACAGCTGTGCACCGGCCTCGTCATCTTTGGATGGTCATGTGGGTTCATCATCTTCCTAACTCCAGTGGTTCTCATTTCACAGTTGCCCTACTGTGGCCCAAATACCATAGACCATTTCGTGTGTGACCCTGTTCCATTAATGATGCTGTCCTGTTCTGAAGACACCACCACCCAGCTCGTTTACTCCACTTTCAATCATATCTTCATGATTGGCACCTTTCTCTTCATCCTCTGTTCCTATGCTCTGGTGATGCTGGCTGTACTACGGATGCCCTCAGAGGCTGGCAAACGAAAGGCTTTCTCCACTTGTGCTTCTCATTTGGCAGTTGTCACCCTGTTTTACGGCTCTATTATGGTGATGTATGTTAGTCCTGGATCAGGACACCCAGCGAAAACGCAAAAAATCATTACATTGTTTTATTCTGTGATAACACCTCTGTGCAATCCCCTAATATACAGCCTCAGGAACAAGGAGATGAAGGATGCTCTGAGGAAAGTCTTCAGGACCAGACAAGGTGCTCATAAACTATAA